In Drosophila teissieri strain GT53w chromosome 2R, Prin_Dtei_1.1, whole genome shotgun sequence, the following proteins share a genomic window:
- the LOC122614090 gene encoding lysozyme 2: MRVFLRYFVYLLLMLSPALVQGQGHVLDKPVTELCLTCICEAISGCNATAICTSPEKGACGIFRITWGYWVDAGKLTVNGEHPDSEKAFINCANDPHCAADLVQNYMKKFNQDCNDDGEMDCHDYARIHKLGAYGCQADMPYNFQSVFEECIEKYEDEGFQ; encoded by the exons ATGCGAGTTTTTCTGCGTTATTTTGTAtatctgctgctgatgttgtcgCCTGCATTGGTACAAGGCCAAG GTCATGTGTTGGATAAGCCCGTAACGGAGCTGTGTCTCACCTGCATTTGTGAGGCCATCAGTGGCTGCAACGCCACGGCGATTTGCACCAGCCCGGAAAAGGGGGCATGCGGCATATTCCGCATCACCTGGGGATATTGGGTGGATGCAGGGAAACTGACAGTCAATGGAGAGCATCCCGATTCGGAGAAGGCCTTCATCAACTGCGCCAATGATCCGCACTGCGCCGCCGACTTGGTGCAAAACTACATGAAGAAGTTCAATCAGGACTGCAACGATGACGGCGAGATGGATTGCCATGATTATGCGCGAATCCATAAACTGGGCGCCTACGGCTGTCAGGCGGACATGCCATACAATTTCCAAAGTGTGTTCGAGGAGTGCATCGAGAAGTACGAGGATGAGGGATttcagtaa
- the LOC122613766 gene encoding lysozyme 2: protein MHSTHVVYFVVGLTLGGLWVQAEVQKPITEQCLVCMCEALSGCNATAVCVNGACGIFRITWDQWVDSGRLTIPGDSPLTDSSFTNCANDPYCAADTLQSYMVKYGQDCNDDEKEDCYDYGAIHYMGPFNCKADMPYTYESIFKRCLRNAMRDDKRQKSS from the exons ATGCATAGTACACATGTAGTATATTTTGTAGTGGGCCTCACACTTGGTGGCCTTTGGGTGCAAGCTGAGGTCCAAAAACCCATCACAGAACAATGTCTGGTCTGTATGTGTGAGGCATTGAGTGGCTGCAACGCGACGGCTGTGTGCGTGAATGGGGCATGTGGCATTTTCAGGATCACCTGGGATCAGTGGGTGGACTCTGGAAGATTGACCATACCAGGCGACTCGCCTTTGACGGATAGTT CTTTTACCAACTGTGCCAATGATCCATATTGTGCAGCCGACACTTTGCAGAGCTATATGGTGAAGTACGGACAGGATTGCAACGACGATGAGAAGGAGGACTGCTACGACTATGGAGCCATTCACTATATGGGTCCCTTCAACTGCAAGGCGGATATGCCCTATACCTACGAGAGCATTTTCAAGCGATGTCTGAGGAATGCCATGCGGGATGACAAGCGTCAGAAATCCAGCTAG
- the LOC122614472 gene encoding LOW QUALITY PROTEIN: lysozyme (The sequence of the model RefSeq protein was modified relative to this genomic sequence to represent the inferred CDS: deleted 1 base in 1 codon), which translates to STSHLQVGSRFSILDRMQSSVMLRLLVCLWLLVHSGSSFEVQNKPVTEDCLDCLCETMSGCNASAICVNGACGIFRITWGYWVEAGKLTLPTDTALSEEAFTNCVNQPHCAANTVQNYMFKHGQDCNGDDHIDCLDFGALHKLGNLKCQEELPYIFAKVFNRCLKSKERLAEGKIIKEQETVVST; encoded by the exons TCAACATCGCACTTGCAGGTCGGG TCTCGATTCTCGATTCTCGATCGGATGCAAAGCTCAGTTATGCTTCGATTGCTCGTTTGTTTGTGGCTACTGGTGCACAGTGGTTCCAGCTTTGAGG TGCAAAACAAACCCGTCACGGAAGATTGCCTAGACTGCCTGTGCGAAACAATGAGTGGCTGCAATGCATCCGCAATTTGCGTGAATGGGGCCTGCGGCATATTCCGGATCACTTGGGGCTACTGGGTGGAGGCGGGCAAACTGACTTTGCCCACAGACACAGCCCTCTCCGAAGAAG CCTTTACGAACTGCGTGAATCAGCCCCACTGTGCAGCCAACACGGTTCAGAACTATATGTTCAAGCATGGCCAGGATTGCAATGGAGATGACCACATCGACTGCCTGGATTTTGGAGCTCTCCACAAGCTGGGCAATCTGAAGTGCCAGGAAGAGTTGCCCTACATCTTCGCCAAGGTCTTCAATCGATGTCTGAAATCCAAGGAGCGATTGGCTGAGGGAAAGATCATCAAAGAGCAGGAAACGGTGGTGTCAACATAA